A DNA window from Vigna unguiculata cultivar IT97K-499-35 chromosome 10, ASM411807v1, whole genome shotgun sequence contains the following coding sequences:
- the LOC114166979 gene encoding uncharacterized protein LOC114166979 isoform X2, which translates to MANWGFGVWYQLSAQEGNYQVDSEFCGKDSVQLKGPEITAELKYLLKLLTLCWHFSKKPFPLFLDETGYTEENVLLREAKAGILKPAFTIIVDHDMRCLLLLIRGTHSIKDTLTAVTGSVVPFHHTVVHQGGVRDLVLGYAHCGMVAAARWISKLATPCLLEALGHYPDYKVKIVGHSLGGGTAAILTYVLREIKELSVATCVTFAPAACMTWELAESGDSFITSIINGADLVPTFSAASVDDLRSEVTASAWINDLRNQIEQTRILSTVYRSASALGSRLPSIATARAKVAGAGAILQPVSNGTQVVMKRAKSMAAWARPNLSLSSWSCMGPRRRALSAYSNSRDGESSPTSSSTNIDCSESLLRSPKKAINAKNMNLPVSSSIEEWSSEIECANESSSDTDVDVDHGDRQNLMDHDRYDDQMSEVELWHQLENELYDGPEVEETDVVKEIREEEATHEVEEAQSSVPETKEVYRFFPPGKIMHIVTLHSDSDNENDDSPTYASSDSSELDETKIGIFLTSRSLYSKLRLSQRMISDHFMPVYRRQIEKLIKELEQEDTEGHDTQDVVLL; encoded by the exons ATGGCCAATTGGGGATTTGGCGTTTGGTATCAGCTTTCTGCTCAAGAG GGGAACTATCAAGTTGACAGTGAATTTTGTGGTAAGGATAGTGTACAGCTGAAAGGACCTGAGATTACTGCTGAACTTAAGTATCTCTTGAAGTTGTTGACCCTGTGCTGGCATTTTTCAAAGAAGCCCTTTCCCTTGTTTTTAGACGAGACTGGCTACACTGAAGAAAATGTTCTCCTTCGGGAAGCCAAAGCAGGA ATTTTAAAACCAGCTTTTACAATAATTGTTGATCATGACATGAGATGCCTTTTGCTGTTGATTCGTGGCACACATAGTATCAAAGATACTCTAACAGCTGTTACGGGTAGTGTGGTACCATTCCATCACACTGTAGTTCACCAGGGGGGCGTTAGAGATTTGGTTTTAGGTTATGCCCACTGTGGAATGGTTGCTGCTGCTCGATGGATTTCAAAGCTTGCAACTCCTTGTCTCCTTGAAGCACTTGGCCACTACCCTGATTATAAAGTCAAG ATTGTTGGGCACTCTTTGGGTGGAGGTACTGCAGCAATTCTAACTTATGTGTTGAGGGAGATAAAGGAACTGTCTGTCGCTACATGTGTTACATTTGCTCCAG CTGCTTGTATGACATGGGAGTTGGCAGAGTCGGGTGATAGTTTTATCACTTCTATTATAAATGGAGCTGATTTGGTGCCTACATTCTCAGCTGCTTCTGTAGATGACTTGCGTTCTGAG GTGACAGCATCAGCATGGATAAATGACTTGagaaatcaaattgaacaaacaagAATACTAAGTACTGTCTATCGTTCTGCTTCAGCATTGGGTTCTCGCCTCCCATCGATTGCCACTGCTAGAGCAAAAGTTGCTGGGGCTGGAGCCATTTTGCAGCCAGTTTCTAATGGTACCCAG GTTGTGATGAAGAGAGCCAAGAGTATGGCAGCATGGGCACGTCCAAACCTTAGTTTGTCCTCTTGGTCATGCATGGGACCCCGTCGCAGAGCCTTGAGTGCTTATTCAAACTCTAGAGACGGAGAAAGTTCTCCTACATCTTCCTCTACCAACATTGACTGTTCCGAATCACTTCTTCGTTCTCCCAAGAAGGCGATTAATGCAAAGAACATGAACCTTCCTGTATCTTCATCTATAGAAGAGTGGTCTTCTGAGATAGAATGTGCCAATGAAAGTAGTTCTGATACTGATGTGGACGTTGATCATGGTGACCGTCAGAACCTGATGGACCATGACAGATATGATGATCAGATGAGTGAAGTGGAGTTGTGGCATCAACTGGAGAATGAGCTGTACGACGGTCCTGAAGTTGAGGAGACTGATGTTGTAAAAGAGATAAGGGAAGAGGAAGCAACCCACGAAGTAGAGGAAGCCCAGAGTTCAGTACCAGAAACGAAAGAAGTCTACAGATTTTTCCCTCCAGGAAAGATAATGCACATTGTTACACTCCATTCTGACTCGGATAATGAAAATGATGATAGCCCAACCTATGCAAGTTCAGACAGTAGCGAGCTAGATGAGACTAAGATTGGGATTTTTCTAACTTCCAGGTCTCTGTATAGTAAACTTAGACTCTCCCAGAGAATGATCAGTGATCACTTCATGCCAGTTTATAGAAGGCAGATtgaaaaactaataaaagaacTTGAGCAGGAAGATACTGAGGGCCATGATACACAAGATGTGGTGTTATTATAG
- the LOC114166979 gene encoding uncharacterized protein LOC114166979 isoform X1, whose translation MATATMATAAGAAALLYYTLNRKLQTQDAIDEDAEENGSETTDTPLGSARISHPLIQAPGTWLETISTLSETLRFTYSETLGKWPIGDLAFGISFLLKRQGNYQVDSEFCGKDSVQLKGPEITAELKYLLKLLTLCWHFSKKPFPLFLDETGYTEENVLLREAKAGILKPAFTIIVDHDMRCLLLLIRGTHSIKDTLTAVTGSVVPFHHTVVHQGGVRDLVLGYAHCGMVAAARWISKLATPCLLEALGHYPDYKVKIVGHSLGGGTAAILTYVLREIKELSVATCVTFAPAACMTWELAESGDSFITSIINGADLVPTFSAASVDDLRSEVTASAWINDLRNQIEQTRILSTVYRSASALGSRLPSIATARAKVAGAGAILQPVSNGTQVVMKRAKSMAAWARPNLSLSSWSCMGPRRRALSAYSNSRDGESSPTSSSTNIDCSESLLRSPKKAINAKNMNLPVSSSIEEWSSEIECANESSSDTDVDVDHGDRQNLMDHDRYDDQMSEVELWHQLENELYDGPEVEETDVVKEIREEEATHEVEEAQSSVPETKEVYRFFPPGKIMHIVTLHSDSDNENDDSPTYASSDSSELDETKIGIFLTSRSLYSKLRLSQRMISDHFMPVYRRQIEKLIKELEQEDTEGHDTQDVVLL comes from the exons ATGGCAACTGCAACCATGGCTACTGCAGCAGGTGCAGCTGCCCTTCTGTATTACACATTGAACCGGAAATTGCAGACTCAGGATGCAATAGATGAAGATGCTGAAGAAAATGGAAGTGAAACGACTGATACGCCATTAGGCAGTGCTCGTATTTCTCATCCGTTAATCCAAGCCCCTGGAACCTGGTTAGAGACAATTTCAACGTTGTCTGAGACTCTCAGGTTCACGTATTCGGAGACGCTTGGGAAATGGCCAATTGGGGATTTGGCGTTTGGTATCAGCTTTCTGCTCAAGAGGCAG GGGAACTATCAAGTTGACAGTGAATTTTGTGGTAAGGATAGTGTACAGCTGAAAGGACCTGAGATTACTGCTGAACTTAAGTATCTCTTGAAGTTGTTGACCCTGTGCTGGCATTTTTCAAAGAAGCCCTTTCCCTTGTTTTTAGACGAGACTGGCTACACTGAAGAAAATGTTCTCCTTCGGGAAGCCAAAGCAGGA ATTTTAAAACCAGCTTTTACAATAATTGTTGATCATGACATGAGATGCCTTTTGCTGTTGATTCGTGGCACACATAGTATCAAAGATACTCTAACAGCTGTTACGGGTAGTGTGGTACCATTCCATCACACTGTAGTTCACCAGGGGGGCGTTAGAGATTTGGTTTTAGGTTATGCCCACTGTGGAATGGTTGCTGCTGCTCGATGGATTTCAAAGCTTGCAACTCCTTGTCTCCTTGAAGCACTTGGCCACTACCCTGATTATAAAGTCAAG ATTGTTGGGCACTCTTTGGGTGGAGGTACTGCAGCAATTCTAACTTATGTGTTGAGGGAGATAAAGGAACTGTCTGTCGCTACATGTGTTACATTTGCTCCAG CTGCTTGTATGACATGGGAGTTGGCAGAGTCGGGTGATAGTTTTATCACTTCTATTATAAATGGAGCTGATTTGGTGCCTACATTCTCAGCTGCTTCTGTAGATGACTTGCGTTCTGAG GTGACAGCATCAGCATGGATAAATGACTTGagaaatcaaattgaacaaacaagAATACTAAGTACTGTCTATCGTTCTGCTTCAGCATTGGGTTCTCGCCTCCCATCGATTGCCACTGCTAGAGCAAAAGTTGCTGGGGCTGGAGCCATTTTGCAGCCAGTTTCTAATGGTACCCAG GTTGTGATGAAGAGAGCCAAGAGTATGGCAGCATGGGCACGTCCAAACCTTAGTTTGTCCTCTTGGTCATGCATGGGACCCCGTCGCAGAGCCTTGAGTGCTTATTCAAACTCTAGAGACGGAGAAAGTTCTCCTACATCTTCCTCTACCAACATTGACTGTTCCGAATCACTTCTTCGTTCTCCCAAGAAGGCGATTAATGCAAAGAACATGAACCTTCCTGTATCTTCATCTATAGAAGAGTGGTCTTCTGAGATAGAATGTGCCAATGAAAGTAGTTCTGATACTGATGTGGACGTTGATCATGGTGACCGTCAGAACCTGATGGACCATGACAGATATGATGATCAGATGAGTGAAGTGGAGTTGTGGCATCAACTGGAGAATGAGCTGTACGACGGTCCTGAAGTTGAGGAGACTGATGTTGTAAAAGAGATAAGGGAAGAGGAAGCAACCCACGAAGTAGAGGAAGCCCAGAGTTCAGTACCAGAAACGAAAGAAGTCTACAGATTTTTCCCTCCAGGAAAGATAATGCACATTGTTACACTCCATTCTGACTCGGATAATGAAAATGATGATAGCCCAACCTATGCAAGTTCAGACAGTAGCGAGCTAGATGAGACTAAGATTGGGATTTTTCTAACTTCCAGGTCTCTGTATAGTAAACTTAGACTCTCCCAGAGAATGATCAGTGATCACTTCATGCCAGTTTATAGAAGGCAGATtgaaaaactaataaaagaacTTGAGCAGGAAGATACTGAGGGCCATGATACACAAGATGTGGTGTTATTATAG